In the genome of Vanacampus margaritifer isolate UIUO_Vmar chromosome 1, RoL_Vmar_1.0, whole genome shotgun sequence, one region contains:
- the uckl1a gene encoding uridine-cytidine kinase-like 1a isoform X1 → MDWSGRRRLRPHNITLETGLQGKIMSCRSDSGSGEDSLDRLLPPAGGHRRKSATSLSKTEPPLLRTGTRTIYTAGRPPWYDEHGAQSKEAFVIGLCGGSASGKTTVANKIIEALDVPWVVLLSMDSFYKVLSPEEQALAASNDYNFDHPGAFDFELLVATLRKLKQGKSVKIPVYDFTTHRRQKDWKNVYGASVIIFEGIMAFADKHLLQLLDMKIFVDTDSDIRLVRRLRRDITERRRDMEGVIKQYNKFVKPAFEQYIEPTMRLADIVVPRGGGNMVAIDLIVQHVHSQLEERELSVRALLACAQQTQSLPQTLSVLESTPQVRGLHTIIRNKETSRDEFIFYSKRLMRLLIEHALTFLPSQPCKVDTPQGHEYQGHRYGGKGITGVSILRAGETMEPALRAVCKDVRIGKILIQTNLDSGEPELHYLRLPKDISEDHVILMDSTVSTGAAAMMAVRVLLDHEVAEEKILLVSLLMAELGVHSVAYAFPKVKIITTAVDKSLDHSLHVIPGIGDFGDRYFGTDGFDKCSDEEERHQRPD, encoded by the exons ATGGATTGGAGCGGTCGACGCCGGCTTCGACCTCACAACATTACCTTGGAAACTGGACTGCAGGGGAAGATAATGTCGTGCCGCTCGGACAG CGGGAGCGGCGAGGACTCGTTAGACCGTCTCTTGCCCCCCGCCGGCGGCCATCGCCGGAAGAGCGCCACGTCGCTGAGTAAAACGGAGCCGCCCTTGCTCCGCACGGGCACGCGCACCATCTACACCGCCGGCCGACCTCCCTGGTACGACGAGCACGGGGCACAGTCCAAAGAGGCCTTCGTCATAG GCTTGTGCGGGGGCAGCGCCTCAGGGAAGACCACCGTGGCCAATAAGATCATCGAGGCTCTCGACGTGCCCTGGGTGGTGCTGCTCTCCATGGATTCCTTCTATAAG GTTTTGTCTCCTGAGGAGCAAGCCTTGGCCGCGAGTAACGACTACAACTTTGACCATCCGGGGGCCTTCGACTTTGAGCTGCTGGTGGCCACTTTGCGCAAACTCAAACAGGGCAAGAGTGTGAAGATCCCCGTGTACGACTTCACCACACACAGACGACAGAAAGACTGG AAGAACGTGTACGGCGCGAGCGTGATCATCTTTGAAGGGATTATGGCCTTTGCAGACAAACATCTTCTTCAG CTCCTGGATATGAAAATCTTTGTGGACACGGACTCGGACATCCGGCTGGTCCGCCGCCTCCGCAGGGACATCACGGAGCGCCGGCGGGACATGGAAGGCGTCATCAAGCAGTACAACAAGTTCGTCAAGCCGGCCTTTGAGCAGTACATCGAGCCCACCATGAGGCTGGCCGACATTGTGGTGCCCAGAG GTGGTGGCAATATGGTAGCCATCGATCTGATTGTCCAGCATGTGCACAGCCAACTGGAGGAG CGTGAGCTCAGTGTCAG AGCTCTCCTGGCGTGCGCCCAGCAGACGCAGTCACTGCCGCAGACACTCAGCGTGTTGGAGAGCACGCCGCAAGTGCGAGGCCTTCACACCATCATCAG GAATAAAGAAACCAGCCGAGATGAGTTCATCTTCTACTCAAAGAGATTAATGCGTCTTCTTATAGAACACGCGCTCACCTTTTTGCCATCGCAG cCTTGCAAGGTCGACACGCCGCAGGGCCACGAGTACCAAGGCCACAGATACGGCGGCAAAGGG ATCACCGGCGTGTCCATCCTACGGGCGGGAGAGACCATGGAGCCCGCCCTGAGGGCCGTGTGCAAGGACGTGCGTATCGGCAAGATTCTCATCCAGACCAACCTGGACTCGGGCGAACCTGAG CTACATTACCTGCGTCTGCCCAAAGACATCAGCGAAGATCACGTCATCCTAATGGACAGCACCGTGTCCACCGGGGCCGCTGCCATGATGGCCGTTCGAGTACTTCTG GATCACGAAGTGGCGGAGGAGAAGATTCTCCTGGTGTCGCTGCTGATGGCGGAGCTGGGCGTGCACTCGGTGGCTTACGCCTTCCCCAAGGTGAAAATCATCACCACGGCTGTGGACAAGAGCCTCGACCACTCGCTGCACGTCATTCCCGGCATCG GGGATTTTGGGGACCGCTACTTCGGCACGGATGGTTTTGACAAATGCAGTGATGAGGAGGAGCGGCACCAGCGACCAGACTGA
- the uckl1a gene encoding uridine-cytidine kinase-like 1a isoform X2, with product MESSRLSAEVDISLQDCSGARISGCWSLSGSGEDSLDRLLPPAGGHRRKSATSLSKTEPPLLRTGTRTIYTAGRPPWYDEHGAQSKEAFVIGLCGGSASGKTTVANKIIEALDVPWVVLLSMDSFYKVLSPEEQALAASNDYNFDHPGAFDFELLVATLRKLKQGKSVKIPVYDFTTHRRQKDWKNVYGASVIIFEGIMAFADKHLLQLLDMKIFVDTDSDIRLVRRLRRDITERRRDMEGVIKQYNKFVKPAFEQYIEPTMRLADIVVPRGGGNMVAIDLIVQHVHSQLEERELSVRALLACAQQTQSLPQTLSVLESTPQVRGLHTIIRNKETSRDEFIFYSKRLMRLLIEHALTFLPSQPCKVDTPQGHEYQGHRYGGKGITGVSILRAGETMEPALRAVCKDVRIGKILIQTNLDSGEPELHYLRLPKDISEDHVILMDSTVSTGAAAMMAVRVLLDHEVAEEKILLVSLLMAELGVHSVAYAFPKVKIITTAVDKSLDHSLHVIPGIGDFGDRYFGTDGFDKCSDEEERHQRPD from the exons ATGGAGAGTAGCAGGTTGTCAGCCGAGGTGGATATAAGCCTACAGGATTGTAGTGGAGCCAGAATCTCTGGCTGTTGGTCCCTCAG CGGGAGCGGCGAGGACTCGTTAGACCGTCTCTTGCCCCCCGCCGGCGGCCATCGCCGGAAGAGCGCCACGTCGCTGAGTAAAACGGAGCCGCCCTTGCTCCGCACGGGCACGCGCACCATCTACACCGCCGGCCGACCTCCCTGGTACGACGAGCACGGGGCACAGTCCAAAGAGGCCTTCGTCATAG GCTTGTGCGGGGGCAGCGCCTCAGGGAAGACCACCGTGGCCAATAAGATCATCGAGGCTCTCGACGTGCCCTGGGTGGTGCTGCTCTCCATGGATTCCTTCTATAAG GTTTTGTCTCCTGAGGAGCAAGCCTTGGCCGCGAGTAACGACTACAACTTTGACCATCCGGGGGCCTTCGACTTTGAGCTGCTGGTGGCCACTTTGCGCAAACTCAAACAGGGCAAGAGTGTGAAGATCCCCGTGTACGACTTCACCACACACAGACGACAGAAAGACTGG AAGAACGTGTACGGCGCGAGCGTGATCATCTTTGAAGGGATTATGGCCTTTGCAGACAAACATCTTCTTCAG CTCCTGGATATGAAAATCTTTGTGGACACGGACTCGGACATCCGGCTGGTCCGCCGCCTCCGCAGGGACATCACGGAGCGCCGGCGGGACATGGAAGGCGTCATCAAGCAGTACAACAAGTTCGTCAAGCCGGCCTTTGAGCAGTACATCGAGCCCACCATGAGGCTGGCCGACATTGTGGTGCCCAGAG GTGGTGGCAATATGGTAGCCATCGATCTGATTGTCCAGCATGTGCACAGCCAACTGGAGGAG CGTGAGCTCAGTGTCAG AGCTCTCCTGGCGTGCGCCCAGCAGACGCAGTCACTGCCGCAGACACTCAGCGTGTTGGAGAGCACGCCGCAAGTGCGAGGCCTTCACACCATCATCAG GAATAAAGAAACCAGCCGAGATGAGTTCATCTTCTACTCAAAGAGATTAATGCGTCTTCTTATAGAACACGCGCTCACCTTTTTGCCATCGCAG cCTTGCAAGGTCGACACGCCGCAGGGCCACGAGTACCAAGGCCACAGATACGGCGGCAAAGGG ATCACCGGCGTGTCCATCCTACGGGCGGGAGAGACCATGGAGCCCGCCCTGAGGGCCGTGTGCAAGGACGTGCGTATCGGCAAGATTCTCATCCAGACCAACCTGGACTCGGGCGAACCTGAG CTACATTACCTGCGTCTGCCCAAAGACATCAGCGAAGATCACGTCATCCTAATGGACAGCACCGTGTCCACCGGGGCCGCTGCCATGATGGCCGTTCGAGTACTTCTG GATCACGAAGTGGCGGAGGAGAAGATTCTCCTGGTGTCGCTGCTGATGGCGGAGCTGGGCGTGCACTCGGTGGCTTACGCCTTCCCCAAGGTGAAAATCATCACCACGGCTGTGGACAAGAGCCTCGACCACTCGCTGCACGTCATTCCCGGCATCG GGGATTTTGGGGACCGCTACTTCGGCACGGATGGTTTTGACAAATGCAGTGATGAGGAGGAGCGGCACCAGCGACCAGACTGA
- the uckl1a gene encoding uridine-cytidine kinase-like 1a isoform X3 → MDSFYKVLSPEEQALAASNDYNFDHPGAFDFELLVATLRKLKQGKSVKIPVYDFTTHRRQKDWKNVYGASVIIFEGIMAFADKHLLQLLDMKIFVDTDSDIRLVRRLRRDITERRRDMEGVIKQYNKFVKPAFEQYIEPTMRLADIVVPRGGGNMVAIDLIVQHVHSQLEERELSVRALLACAQQTQSLPQTLSVLESTPQVRGLHTIIRNKETSRDEFIFYSKRLMRLLIEHALTFLPSQPCKVDTPQGHEYQGHRYGGKGITGVSILRAGETMEPALRAVCKDVRIGKILIQTNLDSGEPELHYLRLPKDISEDHVILMDSTVSTGAAAMMAVRVLLDHEVAEEKILLVSLLMAELGVHSVAYAFPKVKIITTAVDKSLDHSLHVIPGIGDFGDRYFGTDGFDKCSDEEERHQRPD, encoded by the exons ATGGATTCCTTCTATAAG GTTTTGTCTCCTGAGGAGCAAGCCTTGGCCGCGAGTAACGACTACAACTTTGACCATCCGGGGGCCTTCGACTTTGAGCTGCTGGTGGCCACTTTGCGCAAACTCAAACAGGGCAAGAGTGTGAAGATCCCCGTGTACGACTTCACCACACACAGACGACAGAAAGACTGG AAGAACGTGTACGGCGCGAGCGTGATCATCTTTGAAGGGATTATGGCCTTTGCAGACAAACATCTTCTTCAG CTCCTGGATATGAAAATCTTTGTGGACACGGACTCGGACATCCGGCTGGTCCGCCGCCTCCGCAGGGACATCACGGAGCGCCGGCGGGACATGGAAGGCGTCATCAAGCAGTACAACAAGTTCGTCAAGCCGGCCTTTGAGCAGTACATCGAGCCCACCATGAGGCTGGCCGACATTGTGGTGCCCAGAG GTGGTGGCAATATGGTAGCCATCGATCTGATTGTCCAGCATGTGCACAGCCAACTGGAGGAG CGTGAGCTCAGTGTCAG AGCTCTCCTGGCGTGCGCCCAGCAGACGCAGTCACTGCCGCAGACACTCAGCGTGTTGGAGAGCACGCCGCAAGTGCGAGGCCTTCACACCATCATCAG GAATAAAGAAACCAGCCGAGATGAGTTCATCTTCTACTCAAAGAGATTAATGCGTCTTCTTATAGAACACGCGCTCACCTTTTTGCCATCGCAG cCTTGCAAGGTCGACACGCCGCAGGGCCACGAGTACCAAGGCCACAGATACGGCGGCAAAGGG ATCACCGGCGTGTCCATCCTACGGGCGGGAGAGACCATGGAGCCCGCCCTGAGGGCCGTGTGCAAGGACGTGCGTATCGGCAAGATTCTCATCCAGACCAACCTGGACTCGGGCGAACCTGAG CTACATTACCTGCGTCTGCCCAAAGACATCAGCGAAGATCACGTCATCCTAATGGACAGCACCGTGTCCACCGGGGCCGCTGCCATGATGGCCGTTCGAGTACTTCTG GATCACGAAGTGGCGGAGGAGAAGATTCTCCTGGTGTCGCTGCTGATGGCGGAGCTGGGCGTGCACTCGGTGGCTTACGCCTTCCCCAAGGTGAAAATCATCACCACGGCTGTGGACAAGAGCCTCGACCACTCGCTGCACGTCATTCCCGGCATCG GGGATTTTGGGGACCGCTACTTCGGCACGGATGGTTTTGACAAATGCAGTGATGAGGAGGAGCGGCACCAGCGACCAGACTGA
- the samd10a gene encoding sterile alpha motif domain-containing protein 10a: MAVDAASSFSFCRPAVEYRALPDDFKEQLSARTGGNLTWHDGRGQRSAGGGAVKLLQRPGADARQYRSSDNYSIYNTSPAQPSLVRPVVLWTQQDVCKWLKKHCPHNYLAYVEAFSQHAITGRALLRLNADKLKRMGLVQETLRQELLQQVLQLRVQEEGRNLQLLSRDEGFFGKKS, from the exons ATGGCTGTTGACG CGGCGTCCAGTTTTAGTTTCTGCCGGCCAGCCGTGGAGTATCGAGCCCTGCCCGACGACTTTAAAGAGCAGCTGAGCGCGCGCACGGGCGGCAACCTGACCTGGCACGACGGCCGAGGCCAGAGGTCGGCGGGAGGCGGGGCGGTCAAGCTACTGCAGCGGCCGGGCGCGGATGCCCGTCAG TATCGTTCCAGCGACAATTACAGCATCTACAACACCAGCCCGGCGCAGCCCAGCTTGGTCCGCCCCGTGGTGCTGTGGACGCAGCAAGACGTCTGCAAATGGCTGAAGAAGCACTGTCCTCACAACTACCTGGCCTACGTGGAGGCCTTCTCGCAGCACGCCATCACAG GCCGGGCCCTGCTGCGTCTCAACGCCGACAAGCTGAAGAGGATGGGACTGGTGCAGGAGACGCTGAGGCAGGAGCTGCTCCAGCAAGTTCTTCAGCTGCGGGTTCAGGAGGAAGGACGCAACTTGCAGCTGCTCAGCAGAGATGAAG GTTTCTTTGGAAAGAAGTCGTAA